A region from the Chelmon rostratus isolate fCheRos1 chromosome 6, fCheRos1.pri, whole genome shotgun sequence genome encodes:
- the rxylt1 gene encoding ribitol-5-phosphate xylosyltransferase 1, whose translation MKIPKRKLFLLIIFAYVAFSLYAAYNVFFSTKVISRVHRVVKKETGAPSGGVRDGGAAPFLADDWNPWEDEQVEYNSALNKKREAFKQHLGRIDKNKPKRYRVQIWGKAAIGLYLWEHILEGPLNPTDKVAQWREGELQSGKIDFSFYTGPAVVQGHVPLDMNSLVLVLNGREQQKVSYSTRWLEHVQAMVQSHTVSHVAVVLLGNEHCNNDWIGPYLKRNGGFVELLFVVYDSPWVNDKDVFQWPLGVATYRQFPMIRPNAQLITSNRPYLCNFLGTVYKNSSRETLMQVLKQSGLDQECITTAREKWLPQETADSLRRYQTALAQSELTLCPVGINTECYRIYEACSYGSVPVVEDVLTPGTCAAGPSSPLRLLKAAGAPFIFISDWKELPAILERERGMSQEQRVDRRRRLLEWYASFRQQMKERFTEVIEETFFKSG comes from the exons atgaaaatacctAAAAGAAAACTTTTCCTTCTGATTATCTTTGCGTATGTGGCATTTTCACTTTATGCTGCATACAATGTCTTCTTCAGCACCAAAGTAATCTCTCGCGTTCACAGGGTGGTGAAGAAAGAGACAGGAGCACCCTCAG GTGGTGTCAGAGATGGCGGCGCTGCTCCATTTCTAGCAGATGATTGGAATCCGTGGGAGGATGAGCAGGTGGAGTACAACTCGGCTCTcaataaaaagagagaggcCTTCAAACAGCACCTGGGTCGAATTGACAAGAACAAACCCAAAAGATACAGGGTCCAAATCTGGGGGAAAGCTGCCATAG gGCTTTACCTTTGGGAGCATATTTTAGAGGGACCCCTCAACCCTACTGACAAGGTGGcacagtggagagagggagagctgcagTCAGGAAAGATTGATTTCAG TTTCTACACAGGCCCTGCTGTGGTCCAGGGTCATGTCCCTCTGGATATGAACAGCCTTGTTTTGGTTCTGAACGGCCGTGAGCAGCAGAAGGTCTCTTACTCCACAAGGTGGCTGGAACATGTCCAAGCTATGGTGCAGTCCCACACAGTGTCACACGTGGCTGTGGTCCTGCTGGGCAATGAGCACTGCAACAACGACTGGATCGGCCCCTACTTGAAGAGAAATGGTGGCTTtgtggagctgctgtttgtggtgtACGACAGCCCCTGGGTCAACGACAAGGATGTCTTCCAGTGGCCTCTTGGTGTTGCCAC ATACAGGCAATTTCCTATGATCAGACCCAATGCCCAACTGATCACCTCCAACAGACCATACCTCTGCAATTTCCTCGGAACTGTTTACAAGAATTCATCCAGAGAAACTCTCATGCAGGTGCTGAAACAGTCTGGCCTGGATCAGGAATGCATCACCACTGCCAGGGAGAA GTGGCTCCCTCAGGAGACAGCAGACAGTCTGAGACGCTATCAGACAGCTTTGGCCCAGAGTGAGCTCACTCTCTGCCCAGTCGGGATCAACACAGAGTGCTACCGCATCTATGAGGCCTGCTCTTATGGCTCCGTGCCTGTGGTGGAAGATGTACTGACACCTGGGACCTGTGCAGCCGGGCCCAGCTCCCCCCTTCGTCTCCTCAAAGCCGCAGGAGCacccttcatcttcatcagtgaCTGGAAAGAACTGCCGGCCATcttggagagggagaggggcaTGAGCCAGGAGCAGAGggtggacaggaggaggaggctgttggAGTGGTATGCCAGCTTCCGTCAGCAGATGAAGGAGAGGTTCACTGAGGTCATCGAGGAAACTTTCTTCAAAAGCGGCTGA